One segment of Pseudodesulfovibrio sp. 5S69 DNA contains the following:
- a CDS encoding molybdopterin-containing oxidoreductase family protein produces MWKRAVCTKDCPDTCGLLVQVENGTITRVKGDPAHPYTQGFICKKGARFPEHVHGPARLTSPLKRTGPKGSGEFSPITWDEALDEVAANIRRVADEFGPEAILPYSYAGHMGMVHRNSGHALFNKLGASVLDYTICGPAATAGFKASLGGGPSTEIQEAAQSDLIVIWGNNTLVTNVHAWPHFTTARKNGARIIVIDPYRNPTAREADVHLMLRPGTDAALALAVMHVLINEDMLDHDFIQAQSIGFDQLKERVQEWPPARAAEICGLSESEIVEFAHAYGSARAPYIRTGWGPARQLAGGMAMRTISLLPALVNAFAKPGGGITRSLGGAPGKAPSLIRDDLRPAGTRTVNMVHLGHALTQLSDPPVKLLYNYLSNPAAVAPQSAQVMAGLAREDLFTVVQEMYMTDTARFADVILPGASFLEVGDLYRCYGHNYIQVARPVIEPVGDSRSTLAIFQGLAKRLGYTEEVFSLTEEQCIERLLAESADSPYMAGVDLDALRRGEPVRLNIPANPFAGGFKTPSGKVEFFSQAMADQGLDPLPDGTPVRDPEGGDKYPLEYLTPPHPLLLNSAFNEVESIRERSGGAKVLIHPETAAARGITQGMAVRVFNGRGSCEARAEVTEDTRPDLLVAEGLHRRAVPGTGSNQLTSQRLTDMGNTCAFHCNRVEVEPVG; encoded by the coding sequence ATGTGGAAGCGCGCGGTTTGCACCAAGGACTGCCCGGACACCTGCGGCCTGCTGGTCCAGGTCGAGAACGGCACTATCACCAGGGTCAAGGGCGATCCGGCACACCCCTACACACAGGGGTTCATTTGCAAGAAAGGGGCGCGGTTCCCGGAGCACGTGCACGGCCCGGCGCGGCTGACCTCGCCGCTGAAGCGCACCGGCCCCAAGGGAAGCGGCGAGTTCAGCCCGATCACTTGGGACGAGGCCCTGGACGAGGTGGCCGCCAACATCCGGCGCGTGGCCGACGAGTTCGGGCCCGAGGCCATCCTGCCCTACTCCTATGCCGGGCACATGGGCATGGTCCACCGCAACTCGGGCCACGCCTTGTTCAACAAGCTCGGGGCGAGCGTACTCGACTACACCATCTGCGGCCCCGCGGCCACGGCCGGTTTCAAGGCCTCCCTGGGCGGCGGCCCGAGCACCGAGATCCAGGAGGCGGCACAGTCCGATCTCATCGTCATCTGGGGCAACAACACCCTGGTCACCAACGTCCACGCCTGGCCGCACTTCACCACGGCCCGCAAAAACGGCGCACGGATCATCGTCATCGACCCCTACCGCAACCCCACGGCCCGCGAGGCGGACGTCCACCTCATGCTCCGGCCCGGCACGGACGCGGCCCTGGCCCTGGCGGTCATGCACGTGCTCATCAATGAGGATATGCTCGACCACGATTTCATCCAGGCGCAGAGCATCGGCTTCGACCAACTCAAGGAACGCGTTCAGGAATGGCCGCCCGCCCGCGCCGCTGAAATCTGCGGCCTGTCCGAGTCCGAAATCGTCGAATTCGCCCACGCCTACGGCTCGGCCCGCGCCCCGTACATCCGCACGGGTTGGGGTCCGGCCCGGCAACTGGCGGGCGGCATGGCCATGCGGACCATCTCCCTGCTCCCGGCCCTGGTCAACGCCTTTGCCAAGCCCGGCGGGGGCATCACCCGCTCGCTCGGCGGCGCGCCCGGCAAGGCCCCGTCCCTCATCCGCGACGACCTGCGCCCGGCGGGCACGCGGACCGTGAACATGGTCCACTTGGGCCATGCCCTGACCCAACTTTCCGACCCGCCGGTCAAGCTGCTCTACAACTACCTGTCCAACCCGGCGGCCGTGGCGCCCCAATCGGCCCAGGTCATGGCCGGGCTGGCCCGCGAGGACCTGTTCACCGTGGTCCAGGAGATGTACATGACCGACACCGCCCGGTTCGCGGACGTCATCCTGCCCGGCGCGAGCTTCCTGGAGGTCGGCGACCTGTACCGCTGCTACGGCCACAACTACATCCAGGTCGCCCGGCCCGTCATCGAGCCCGTGGGCGACAGCCGCTCCACCCTGGCCATCTTCCAGGGGCTGGCCAAGCGGTTGGGCTACACCGAGGAGGTCTTCTCCCTGACCGAGGAACAGTGCATCGAGCGCCTCCTGGCCGAGTCCGCCGACTCCCCGTACATGGCGGGCGTGGACCTCGACGCCCTGCGCCGGGGCGAGCCGGTCCGGCTGAACATCCCGGCCAACCCCTTTGCCGGCGGCTTCAAGACCCCGTCCGGCAAGGTGGAGTTTTTCTCGCAGGCCATGGCCGACCAGGGGCTCGATCCGCTGCCCGACGGCACCCCGGTGCGCGACCCCGAGGGCGGCGACAAGTACCCGCTCGAATATCTCACTCCGCCCCACCCGCTGCTGCTCAACTCCGCCTTCAACGAGGTCGAGTCCATCCGCGAACGGAGCGGCGGGGCCAAGGTCCTCATCCACCCCGAGACCGCCGCCGCCCGGGGCATTACCCAGGGCATGGCCGTCCGCGTGTTCAACGGGCGCGGCTCCTGCGAAGCGAGGGCCGAGGTCACCGAGGACACCCGCCCGGACCTGCTCGTGGCCGAAGGGCTGCACCGGCGCGCCGTGCCCGGCACCGGCTCCAACCAATTGACCAGCCAGCGCCTGACCGACATGGGCAACACCTGCGCCTTCCACTGCAACCGGGTTGAAGTGGAGCCTGTCGGCTAG
- a CDS encoding xanthine dehydrogenase family protein molybdopterin-binding subunit, whose amino-acid sequence MTASLTRRQFLKNGCLVLAVAAVPGGATLVSLSPASAAANFKPHAFLEIAPDDAITVWVGQTNLGQGTQTGIAMIIADELDADWNRVGVKMALAADVFKDPKWGVQLTAGSTSIRHRWDLLRSVGSAARLMLLRAAAAQWNVDPAKCSTEFGKVYGPDGRSLSYGRLTDAASRQEVPKDPPFKSAGDYTIMGTYRQRFDMVDKVQGRTRFGLDTRVPDMLIAVLDRPPRYGAKPESYDEKAALAVKGVHKILPYDGKVAVFAETTHAALKGREALATKWTKGDVPGLSDKYIADLFDKKMAGPGAILSQGDADKALGRAATTVEASYSVPFVSHAQLEPTNCTAFVEADRCRVWAPTQGQTASLQAAAEVTGLPVDKIEVMTTYCGGGFGRRIESDVVTEAVALSKAVGRPVKVMWTREDDFSDDVYRPASVCTIRGGLDAQGNITAWRHKIASPSIFSRVRPDAVKDGMDSSSIQGLNDMPYKLPNRLIEYVLVDLPMRVGWLRSVAYSYNVFTVESFMDELARKAGKDPVAFRLALLEPGSRPHKLLTALAEKSGWGGPVPPGRGRGVALTDCFESVAGHMAEVSVDRASGQVTVHRLVCVVDSGVSVYPDALTAQMEGGAIIGLSMTLNEAMHFADGGVSSTNYSGYPLLSMTQVPEKVEVHMVDSGAKAGGIGEPSVPTVAPAVANAIFDAVGVRLRDLPLDTAKLKKA is encoded by the coding sequence ATGACCGCATCGCTGACCCGACGACAATTTCTGAAGAACGGCTGCCTGGTCCTGGCCGTGGCCGCCGTGCCCGGCGGCGCGACCCTGGTGAGCCTTTCCCCGGCCTCGGCCGCCGCGAACTTCAAGCCCCACGCCTTCCTGGAGATCGCCCCGGACGACGCCATCACCGTCTGGGTAGGCCAGACCAACCTGGGCCAGGGCACCCAGACCGGCATCGCCATGATCATCGCCGACGAGCTGGACGCGGACTGGAACCGCGTGGGGGTCAAAATGGCCCTGGCCGCCGACGTGTTCAAGGACCCCAAATGGGGCGTCCAGCTGACCGCCGGGAGCACCAGCATCCGCCACCGCTGGGACCTCCTGCGCTCGGTGGGCAGCGCGGCCCGGCTGATGCTCCTGCGCGCGGCCGCCGCGCAGTGGAACGTCGACCCGGCCAAGTGCTCCACCGAATTCGGCAAGGTCTACGGTCCGGACGGGCGCAGCCTGAGCTACGGGCGGCTGACCGACGCGGCCTCCAGACAGGAGGTCCCCAAGGATCCGCCGTTCAAGAGCGCGGGCGACTACACCATCATGGGCACCTACCGGCAGCGGTTCGACATGGTCGACAAGGTCCAGGGCCGCACCCGATTCGGCCTGGACACCCGCGTCCCGGACATGCTCATCGCCGTGTTGGACCGCCCCCCGCGCTACGGGGCCAAGCCCGAGTCCTACGACGAAAAGGCGGCCCTGGCGGTCAAGGGCGTGCACAAGATCCTGCCCTATGACGGCAAGGTCGCCGTGTTCGCCGAGACCACCCACGCCGCGCTCAAGGGGCGCGAGGCCCTGGCCACCAAGTGGACCAAGGGGGACGTGCCCGGCCTGAGCGACAAGTACATTGCCGACCTCTTCGACAAGAAAATGGCCGGGCCCGGCGCCATCCTCAGCCAGGGCGACGCGGACAAGGCCCTGGGTCGGGCCGCGACGACCGTCGAGGCTTCGTATTCGGTGCCCTTCGTGTCCCATGCCCAGTTGGAGCCGACCAACTGCACGGCCTTTGTCGAGGCGGACCGCTGCCGCGTCTGGGCCCCGACCCAGGGCCAGACCGCCTCGCTTCAGGCCGCCGCCGAGGTCACCGGGCTGCCCGTGGACAAGATCGAGGTCATGACCACCTACTGCGGCGGCGGGTTCGGACGGCGCATCGAATCGGACGTGGTCACCGAGGCCGTGGCCCTGTCCAAGGCGGTCGGCCGTCCGGTCAAGGTCATGTGGACCCGGGAGGACGACTTCTCGGACGACGTCTACCGCCCGGCCAGCGTCTGCACCATCCGGGGCGGCCTGGACGCGCAGGGCAACATCACTGCCTGGCGGCACAAGATCGCCTCCCCGTCGATCTTCTCGCGGGTGCGGCCCGACGCGGTCAAGGACGGCATGGACTCCTCGTCCATCCAGGGGCTCAACGACATGCCCTACAAGCTGCCCAACCGGTTGATCGAGTACGTGCTCGTCGACCTGCCCATGCGCGTGGGCTGGCTGCGCTCCGTGGCCTATTCCTACAACGTCTTCACCGTGGAATCCTTCATGGACGAGTTGGCCCGCAAGGCGGGCAAGGACCCGGTGGCCTTCCGCCTGGCCCTGCTCGAACCGGGCTCCCGGCCCCATAAGCTGCTCACCGCCCTGGCGGAGAAGTCCGGCTGGGGCGGCCCGGTTCCGCCCGGCAGGGGGCGCGGCGTGGCCCTGACCGACTGCTTCGAGTCCGTGGCCGGGCACATGGCCGAGGTCTCGGTTGACCGCGCCAGCGGCCAGGTCACCGTGCATCGGCTCGTCTGCGTGGTCGACTCCGGCGTCTCGGTCTACCCCGACGCGCTCACGGCCCAGATGGAGGGCGGGGCGATCATCGGCCTGTCCATGACCCTCAACGAGGCCATGCACTTCGCCGACGGCGGGGTGTCCTCGACCAACTACAGCGGCTACCCGCTCCTGAGCATGACCCAGGTGCCGGAAAAGGTGGAGGTCCACATGGTCGACAGCGGCGCCAAGGCGGGCGGCATCGGGGAACCCAGCGTCCCCACCGTGGCTCCGGCCGTGGCCAACGCCATCTTTGACGCCGTCGGCGTCCGCCTCCGCGACCTCCCCCTGGACACCGCCAAGTTGAAAAAGGCCTAG
- a CDS encoding (2Fe-2S)-binding protein, with protein sequence MIVINVNGKDRQVDVDPDTPLLWVLRDDLGVTSVKYGCGEGMCGVCTVLIDGAAERSCVTPVSSVGKGKVVTIEGLPDDHPVKQAWIENQVPQCGYCQPGMMLQAVDVLTHSKDLSEAGLASAMDDFTCRCGTHPRVLPAMKQAAETMKKGSKS encoded by the coding sequence ATGATTGTCATCAACGTGAACGGCAAGGACCGGCAGGTCGACGTCGACCCGGATACCCCGCTGCTGTGGGTCCTGCGCGACGATCTCGGGGTCACCAGCGTCAAGTACGGCTGCGGCGAGGGCATGTGCGGCGTCTGCACCGTGCTCATCGACGGCGCGGCCGAGCGGTCCTGCGTAACCCCGGTCTCCAGCGTGGGCAAAGGCAAGGTGGTGACCATCGAGGGACTGCCCGACGACCATCCCGTGAAACAGGCCTGGATCGAGAACCAGGTGCCCCAGTGCGGCTACTGCCAGCCCGGCATGATGTTGCAGGCCGTGGATGTGCTGACCCACTCCAAGGACCTGTCCGAGGCGGGCCTGGCCTCGGCCATGGACGACTTCACCTGCCGTTGCGGCACCCATCCGAGGGTCCTCCCGGCCATGAAGCAGGCCGCTGAAACCATGAAGAAGGGGAGCAAGTCATGA
- a CDS encoding alpha/beta hydrolase, protein MRTVLALILALLLLPAAVLAAEEEQPYPFTDPYRATVLGTPAKLRYQFKAPVRPDVRAIRIEGRRVPEVFSYSRDMFFTTALQDHPAPLMFVIAGTGAEHNSGKMAFLTQVFHEAGYHVVALSSPTHMNFVISASEHGVPGYAPYDVADLDRVMGWVREELAKECTITGYSVAGYSLGGLHAAFLAEMDAATHEFGFEHVLMINPPVSLYRSVTRLDSWLTEENLGRTTVHHEIEGFIDRFSDYYLHADVTDLDDDFMYDMITDIGLKERDFKTLIGAAFRVSSASMIFSSDVCLRAEYLVPPENYPLKTSSTLLPYARQAFDIPFESYLDEYLLPFLRYNDPTMTRAEAIRRSSLESIRDWLAKTDKVVVVGTRDDVILDEQDVRFLETVFGDRAHLFKHGGHCGNMMTPAFVRVMQELVQP, encoded by the coding sequence ATGCGAACGGTCCTAGCCCTCATCCTTGCCCTCCTGCTCCTGCCCGCCGCCGTCCTGGCGGCCGAGGAGGAACAGCCGTACCCCTTCACGGACCCGTACCGGGCCACGGTGCTGGGCACGCCCGCCAAGCTGCGCTACCAGTTCAAGGCCCCGGTCCGGCCGGACGTCCGGGCCATCCGCATCGAGGGGCGGCGGGTGCCCGAGGTCTTCTCCTACAGCCGGGACATGTTCTTCACCACCGCGTTGCAGGACCACCCGGCCCCGCTCATGTTCGTCATCGCGGGCACGGGCGCGGAGCACAATTCGGGCAAGATGGCCTTCCTGACCCAGGTGTTCCACGAGGCCGGGTATCACGTGGTCGCCCTGTCCTCGCCCACGCACATGAACTTCGTCATCAGCGCCTCGGAACACGGGGTGCCGGGCTACGCGCCCTATGACGTGGCCGACCTGGACCGGGTCATGGGCTGGGTCCGCGAGGAGCTGGCCAAGGAGTGCACGATCACCGGGTACAGCGTGGCCGGGTACAGCCTGGGCGGCCTGCACGCGGCCTTCCTGGCCGAGATGGACGCCGCAACCCACGAGTTCGGCTTCGAGCACGTGCTGATGATCAACCCGCCCGTGTCCCTGTACCGCTCGGTGACCCGGCTGGACTCCTGGCTGACCGAGGAGAACCTGGGGCGGACCACGGTGCACCACGAGATCGAGGGGTTCATCGACCGCTTTTCCGACTATTACCTGCACGCCGACGTGACCGACCTGGACGACGATTTCATGTACGACATGATCACGGACATCGGGCTCAAGGAGCGGGACTTCAAGACCCTGATCGGGGCCGCCTTCCGGGTCTCGTCCGCGTCCATGATCTTTTCCTCGGACGTCTGCCTGCGGGCCGAGTACCTGGTTCCGCCGGAGAACTATCCGCTCAAGACGTCCAGTACGCTGCTGCCCTATGCGCGGCAGGCCTTCGACATCCCCTTCGAGAGCTACCTGGACGAATACCTGCTGCCCTTTCTGCGCTACAACGACCCGACCATGACCCGGGCCGAGGCGATCCGGCGCTCCAGCCTGGAATCCATCCGGGACTGGCTGGCGAAGACGGACAAGGTCGTGGTGGTGGGAACCCGAGACGACGTCATCCTGGACGAACAGGACGTGCGCTTCCTGGAAACGGTCTTCGGCGACAGGGCGCACCTCTTCAAGCACGGCGGCCACTGCGGCAACATGATGACCCCGGCGTTCGTCCGGGTGATGCAGGAACTGGTGCAGCCGTGA
- a CDS encoding MlaA family lipoprotein, giving the protein MSARTGFKLLPALLVLMLLGSCGPKVVDVTDPQAGLAPSGFRTTVHHWPKENSQALRFLDIYDPWEPMNRNLYEVNATLDKYVMLPAANVYKLVLPAPVRSGIKNFFANLNELPTAFNSLLQGRFRKVGISFSRFLINSSFGLLGVRDLASRNKKLPRQNEDVGQTLGYWGIGPGPYFIMPLMGPSNVRDTVGFGGDILVLYVEVEMLYQAAGIEDGTPLDMTDLVLRGLNIRANTAFSYHSTGSPFEYEMVRFIYTKKRELDIQR; this is encoded by the coding sequence GTGAGCGCGCGTACGGGGTTCAAACTTCTCCCGGCCTTGCTGGTCCTGATGCTCCTGGGCAGCTGCGGGCCCAAGGTGGTGGACGTGACCGACCCGCAGGCCGGGCTCGCGCCCTCCGGGTTCCGGACCACGGTGCACCACTGGCCCAAGGAGAACTCGCAGGCCCTGCGCTTCCTGGACATCTACGACCCGTGGGAGCCCATGAACCGCAACCTGTACGAGGTCAACGCCACCCTGGACAAGTACGTCATGCTCCCGGCGGCCAACGTGTACAAGCTCGTCCTGCCCGCGCCCGTCCGCTCCGGGATCAAGAACTTCTTCGCCAACCTCAACGAGCTGCCCACCGCGTTCAACAGCCTATTGCAAGGGCGCTTCCGGAAAGTGGGCATCTCGTTCTCGCGCTTTCTGATCAACTCCAGCTTCGGCCTGCTCGGCGTGCGCGACCTGGCCTCGCGCAACAAGAAGCTGCCCCGCCAGAACGAGGACGTGGGCCAGACCCTGGGCTACTGGGGCATCGGCCCGGGCCCGTACTTCATTATGCCGCTCATGGGCCCGTCCAACGTGCGCGACACCGTGGGCTTCGGCGGCGACATCCTGGTTCTGTACGTGGAGGTGGAGATGCTCTACCAGGCCGCGGGCATCGAGGACGGCACCCCCCTGGACATGACCGACCTGGTCCTGCGCGGCCTGAACATCCGCGCCAACACCGCTTTCAGCTACCACTCCACCGGCTCGCCCTTCGAGTACGAGATGGTCCGGTTCATCTACACCAAGAAGCGCGAGCTGGACATCCAGCGGTAG